ATATGATCAAAGTAGGTGATGGATTGGTGAAAACAGAAGCAGTCCTTGGTAAACCAACTGAAAAATCAATTGATCCAAGTGGAACTGTCATGACTTGGTACTTTGCTGAAGATCGAGATGTTCCAGACCAGTACTACACTCTCAAAGAAAAACCAGAAACTGTAGAGAAGTTTTTAAAGTTAACATTTGATCCTAAAAACAAAATCACTGCCAAAGACTTCAAACTATAATTGAATTAAGGTCCTTCCGATTCTTCTTCGTTTTCTTGGTCGGTAGGGGCTGGGAATGGAAAACCAGGGAAACTTGGTTTTTCCTTTCCTTCCACATCATCATCTAACAAATCAACGGTGGTAAATCCTAACAAAAAATCAAACGCTTCGGCAATATTAAATCCAACCCTTGCTCCTCCATACACACCACCTACTACTTCGACGTTCCATGAATAACCGGGAGGGTAACCAAATGGTTTTAAATCTTCTTTGGGAAGGTAAATTAAAAATTCTTTCTGGCCAGTGCTTGCAACTATGTCTTTTGTAAGTTCTCGTCTGAAGTGTTCTTTTTTTCTGGCCTTTCTATCTTTGACTGGATCGTAAAAATAAGAATAATATCTCATTTTATAACTTTTTAAATTGGACCTTTCATCATTCGTGAGAGGAATACCTTTTTTATCCACAAGCCAATTGCCTTTTGCATCAAGGACGGGTGAACCAGAATGGAAACTTTCTCCACCTAAGATACCAAAGACGAGTTGTTGGGAATGATACCCCCCTATTTCTCCACCTCTGATTCCAACACCACGACCTAAATCACGTTTTCCCATTTCTGATTCACCACCCTGGAAAACAAATCCAATCGGAAGAGGCCCTACTTTAACAGCTGCTCCATACATCGGAGTCTCAGCTCCTACTGTGACTATATCTTTTAGATCATTTTTACGATTTTTCCAATAGGTAGCACAGTTGACTGTTAATACGAGGCAAATGATTGGGCCGATGAAACGCATTCTTTTCCAATTTTTTTCATTTTCTACTTTTCGGAATCAAAAAAACAAACTTTTTGGGAAGATATGGCTTCTTTTGAAGATTTTCCCATGATTGAAGTAAAAAAAATGAACGAAACAGAGGTTCGCCTTTTCAGTTTGTTGTTCAACCTTTTACGCGAACCCAAAGGAATTAGTTTCCAGAAATTTCGCAACATCATGCCACGTTTTTATAAAAACGAAGACATCGAATCGGATCGTAAAAAATTATACCGTGACCTAAACCAATTAAAGAGCCTTGGATTTAATATCAAAGTGGCTCAATATGGATACCAATCTGAAGACTTTTTTCCTTATTACATTGAAAAAGAATCGATTGATCGTTCCTTAAAATTTTCCAAAGAAGAATTAGAATATTTATCCAAAGTTTTATTTAGTTCCGAGTTATCAAAAGAACTCATTAGTTTGTCTCAAAAACTATTTTCTCATCATTTGGATTTAATTCCCAATCTAACAAAACAAATTGTTCCTATTGATTCTGAAGAAAATTCTGTTGATACAACCAATACAGAAAAAATCCTACAAGCGATCAAAGACAAACGAGCAATCACCATTGTATATGGCTATGACGAAAAAGAAAGAACCATTGAACCATATAGATTGATTCGAAAAAACACAACAGACTTTTATGTGTTAGCCTATGACCGAGGTAAAAAATCCCTACGTCGTTTTATACTTCCCAGAATCACAGTGAAAAAAGAAACCAAAGAAGAGTTTTTTTCGAATTTGAAAATCTCGAAGGAAGATTTAAATTTTCATCCTCTTTCTCTAAAAGTTCATCCAGAGACAGAAATCAATTTTACGATCCAAGAAAATTATGAAGATAGATGGATGTCTTTTTTGGAAGGAACAGAATACGAAAAAATTGAAAACAAATACAAAGTGATAACAACAAATCAAAATGCTTTGTTCCAATTTTTTGTCATTTTACCTGAAGCATTGGTTGAATGTAGTGCCGAATGGAAAACTTCATTTGCCAAGTATGTAAATGAATGGGAAAATTTATACCAACTCGTTTGATAACCCTTTGACTCCCATTACAAAATCCTTATACTTACAAGCTCTTAAATGTCAAAATGCATTCCATTTGATCCGTGAAGGAGTCATACAAAAACCAAATACGGCATCCTTTGGTGGATATTTGGAATGGGGAGATTTTCTTTCCTTGTGCAAAGGATTATTCCCAGACACACCAACTGTAGAAAAGTCGACTAACAGAGAAGAGTCGATTGAGATATCGGCAAATTATTTAAAACAAAATATTTCACATTTTGGATCACAACTCCGATTCCAAAACTTTGTTGGCAGTGTCGAATTGATGGAATACGATAAGGAAAGGGATGGTTGGATCCTTTGGGATTTTCGTCCGATTGGTTCCATCAAACAAGACATCCTTCGGTCTTTTTTCTTTTACCAAAAATTGGTGGAAGGATTAGGATACCGTGTCCTTGGATTTAAACTCATTCGTATCCAAACTAAATTTGTGTACAAAGGGGGAGAAATACCGTCTGAAGATTATTTACTCATTGATGATGTAACTCCCCGAATGGAATCAGGGTTTGGTGTGAGAGAAGAAGAATGGAATCTATTTTTACAAACCATTCAAACGGGAAACGAAGGAAATTTTCCTTATTCATTTCTAGAGAACAAACCAAGTTGCCGTTCCTTAAAGACATGTTTGTCACCATCCCACTGCGCCAAAGGAAAAGAGGCCGCGAAGGAAATTTTTGATTACCGTGATAGTTCTGAGTTGGCAAAACAATGGTTTCAATCAGGGTACAGTTCGTACGAATCCGTCCCTGATTCAGAACTTTCTCCCATCCAAAAAATCCAAAAAGAGTCACATCGTTCAGGAACGGTTCATTTTGATACTGTGGCACTTTCACAATACCTATCTAATGTGACAAAATCTGTTGCCTTCCTTGATTTTGAATCCATCAATCCCTATCTACCAATTTACCCAGAGACAAAACCCTTCCAACACATCCCGTACTTATATTCCCTTCACATTTGGGACCAGGAAACGGATACTTTAACGCACAAAACGTACTTACATGATGATTTGGGAAGTGATCCTAGAAAGAATGTGATGGAACATCTACAAAATGACCTTCCAAAAGGCATTACCATCTTCTCGTTTAATGATTTTTTTGAAAAATTGATCATCCAAGAATCCGCATCCGTCTTTCCAGAATACTTAGAATTTTGGGATTCAATCAAATCGATGTTTATCGACCTAGCTTTGCCTTTTAAAAAACTTTGGATTTACCATCCTGGGCAAAATGGGAAGGCATCTCTCAAGGAAATCCTACCTTGTTTTAGTGACGAGAGCCATTTTGGACTTACAATCCGTGAAGGACAAGATGCCAATTACCAATATTTGAGATTGATAAAAAAGCAGGTGACAGCCGAAGAAAAAAAACGTGTTTTGGAGGATTTGATAGCTTACTGCAAATTAGATAGTTATGGTTTGTTTTTAATCTATAGAATGTTACAAGAAAGATTATCGGTTATTTAATGTTAGGTATCAAAAAATCAGTCGCACAGTTTGTCTTTTCCCTACCAGAGAATTGGATATCCACTCTCACACGAAAAAACAACACAAACGAAACCAATGTTTTGGACCCACGTTGTGCACTGGCATGTAACATTGCAAAGTACCTTCCTAAAATGGAACAAATGAGTCCCGAAAAAGCGAGAAAACACTACAGGGACCAAATGAAATTGTTTGAAGAAGCGGAATTCCCTATCGCTCATATCGAAGACAAACTCATCCCAACACCAAGTGCTTCTTTTATTCCCATCCGTGTGTACAATGCAAATCCACAAAAGAGAAACTTACCAACTGTTCTTTTTTTCCATGGTGGTGGACTCACAATCGGCAATTTGGAGACACATGATTCGTTTTGTCGCAAATTGTCCCATTACACAAAAAGTATTGTCATTGCTGTGGACTACAGGTTAGCACCCGAACACCCATATCCCGCTGCCCATGAAGATGCATGGCTTGCGTACCAATATGTCCGAAATTCTGCCTATATTTTCGGAGGCTCTCCTAAGGCCATTGCGGTCTGTGGTGACAGTGCAGGAGCCCTTCTTGCCACTACCCTTTGTTTACGTGCCAAAAAAAACAATGTGCAAGCACCCATTTACCAAGCATTACTCTACCCCATGCTTGATACTTCCAAAGAATCTGATACCTATGAACTCTTTGGTGAAAATTATGTCTTAACAAGATCTCTCATGCGATGGTTCATCCAAAATTATCTCCCCCAAACCAAGGACAGACTTCTCGTTCAGAATTCACCTGTTTTGGCGGAAACGAAAGAGTTAAAAGGTCTCCCTCCTACCTACATTGGCATTGCCGGTTTTGATCCTTTGCGAGAAGAGGCCGAAACCTATGCCAAACACCTCCAAACAGCAGGTGTCAAAGTGGAAGAAAGGCATTTTCCTTCCCTAGTGCATGGTTACATCCAGTTATCAGGCCTTATCCCCAAGGCAAAAGAAGCAGAAGATGACCTATTCCAGGCCTTATTGCGATTTTTTTCCCAAATAAAAATCTAACTCACTTCCATTCAAGAATCGACACAGAAAGATTCGATACTATAAAGGACAACATCTAGAGGTATGTCATGATGCTACGATTTTCCATTCTTCTCTGTTACTTTTTAGGAATGACTGCAGTTTTTGCAGAAAAACCAGCTTCCGCCACATTAAAGGAAAGGGAGTCCCAAAAACAAATCGACCTACAAAGGAAAAATGGTTTTGGGGACAACGAAATTGATACGTTACATGCAAGTATCATCGAAAACCTTCGTAAGATGAAAAAATTACAGGAGTTAGGTGTCGATAAAACAGCAGCCCAATACTTAGCACAAACTCCACAAGAACACAAAGAGTTATATAAAAAAGACAAAGATGGAAAACCGTATTTGGAAATCAAACTTCCACAAGGGCAATCCTACATCGATTGGCCTACTGTATTTTTATATGATGGCATTGCTTATATTTATCCCAAAGAGGATTTTAGTGACTTAGACAAAATCATTTTAGCATTCCGAAGAGTGAATGCAGATGGAACCATCCATGTCAAAGAAATGCGACGCCTCATAAACCCATCTCCAAGATCAGAAAGCCCAGAAAAAGATGAAAAAGGAGAAGCAAAATTAGATACCAACTCTGATATTCGATTGGAGTACTTTCGTTCTTTGACTTCTGATACCATTTGGCCAAATGATCCTGTACAAACTTCAGAAGCTGACATCGCGATGGTGTTAAACGACGAAAAAGATCCTCTTCCTTATGAGAAACAAAAACATATCATGATGTCTTATAAAAAGATGTTACGTAAAATTGCGAAACAAACTGCTTTTAAATTACGTAGTATTGAGTTGGATCAAAAACAAATGATCACAAAAATTTTGGATTATAATACTAACTAAATAAAGATCTAAGAACAAAACCTCAAGATTGTTGTTTTTCCCTTCGACTCATGAGGAGCTGCGAAATCGTTTGCTCCTCAGTCACATACTTCCTTTTTAAATAAGACAAAGCATTATTGATAAAACGAGGGACTTTTTTCTCGGCATCTAACAAATCCATTTTCGTTAACATCAATTCGTCGATGGTAGCGAGAGCCAAATTTCTTTGGCTCTGGTGTAATTCAAAATCGTCCTCGTCTTCTACAATCATGTTTCTTCTTGGAAACGGTTGGCCGCTTCAACTCCCCTCTCTTCATTTACAAATAAGTTAATGAGTAGTGATAAAAAGTAAAAGAAAGCAACAACCAGGAAGGCATTTCGTAAACTTACCAAGGTTTGGATGTAACCGAATAAAAAGAGCCCGAGTGCTGCTGCAATTTTTCCCGAAAGTCCCCACATCCCAAAAAACTCTCCTGATTTTGATTCTGGACTAAAAATACCAACAAGTGCCCTGGATGCCGATTGTGTGGACCCAAGCCCCATTCCCGCAAGAGAGGAAATAAAAACAAACACCCACTGAACAGTCCAATTTTTACCAAGGATACCATTTGCAAATGTTGTGAGATCATGAACGTAATAAATTAATCCGCAAGTCACGAGCCACAAAACAAGAGTAAGGTTAAAGGTTTTTTTAGCACCTATACTATCTTGGATCACACCAAATGCAAGTGCTCCAATTGCAGCAGAAATTTGAATGAAGATAAACATTGCTTGTTTGTGTTCTGCTTGGATATGAATTTCTTGGGATCCATAAATGAAGGCAAAAGAAATGACAATCGCAAGTGCAGCCATTGTAAAAAATAAGGAAACAAGATAGATCATCAAATCTTTGAAGTGAGTTGCATCCTTTAAGGTTTGGATCACTCGGTCTTTTCCAATTTTAAAATAATTTACCTTATGTGATACTCCAAGTGGGAGATGTGGTTCTTTTAAGAATAAAAATGTAGGAATCGCTGCGATTAAGAAAAAAATTGCAGTGTAAGGACCCACTAACTTTAGGTTATCGAAATTATCTAAGGTATAATCACCAAGAGTGGTGGCTAGGGCAACGGATCCAATTCCACCGAAGTAACCGATCCCCCATGCGTATCCCGAAATTTTTCCCAGATCCTCTTTGGATCCAAGGAAGGGTAAAAAACTGGATGCAAAATTTTCACCTGAAGCAAAGAAAAAATTGGAGAAAGCCACAAGCACCATTCCTAGCCAAATCATTCCTGGTTCTACATAATAGAGTAAAAAAGTGGCGACTACACAACCAATGTAACTAAAGAATAAGAATAATTTTTTCTTTGAACTATAGTCTGTGATGGCACCAAAGATGGGTCCTGTTGCAACTACAAATAAATAAGATGCTGCCAGAGCCCATGCCCAGAGAGTATTCCCGAGACGGAACGGATTGTCCGATCCAACTTCTGCTGGTACAACGAGTCTTGTGAAAATTTCACAATAAACGACACTGATAATGACTGTGGTATAAGATGAGTTCGCAAAATCAAACATACACCATCCGAAAATTTCACGGTTTTTTTTCTTTTTGGCTTCCGGGTTTTTGTCTAGGGACATAGAGGGTTTCAGAATTTTCCTTGGTTGAAAGTAATTAAAGAGTTTCCCTCCCTTTCGTAAATCTGTCAAATGATTAGTTCAGGTATGGATCCTTTCGATTTAAATTCCCTAATGAGACCAAAACGGGTCTGTTTATGTCGAATGGTAACGGAGGAAGATTTAGTCCGTGCCATCCATGCGGGTGCCGTAACCATGGAACAAATTAGAGAAACAACAAGAGCCTCTACCGGCTGCGGGACCTGTTCAATGCAGGTCTACCACATCCTCCAGCGCGAATTGCAGAATCTCTCTCGGAGGAAAATTTCATGAAATTATCGATTAATATGGCAATGACCTTGGATGGAAAGGTTGTTCGCCCCGATGGCCGATGGTATGGCCTCACTTCCAGTGAAGACAAAACCCAAATGGACGTTTACCGCTCCCAATCCGATGCAGTCCTCATTGGAAAAAACTCCATCATTAATGACAACCCGATCGTAAAAATCCGCGCAGTTCCCAATGCCTTAAACCCACGGCCTGTCATCCTTGTCCGAAAAGGAACCCTTCCACCAGACAAACATGTCTTCGAGGAATCTGACCACATCCCACTCATCATCTGCACAAAATCCAATTTAAAAGAAATCAAAACAAGTTTAGAGAACAAAGCAGAGATCTTTGCTTTGGATTCTGATGACATTGACCCGAAAAAAGTGACCGGGATCCTGAAACGAAAAGGATACAAAAACGTCCTCCTCGAAGGAGGCCCTAAACTCAATTTTTCCTTTTTGGAAGCTGATCTTGTGGACCGCATTTATATCACAGTAGTGCCTTATATCATTGGAAAAACAGGCCTTGCTGGAATTGCCGATAGGACCTCCGAACTTCCAGGTTTTGACAAACAGAATTGGACCCTAAAACAACATTTTGCCAAAGGAAACGAGATCTTTCTCGTGTACGAAAAAACTTGAGAAAAATTCTAAATTTTAGATTGACCCATTTCCCTATCATTAAGTAGTTTGATATTAAACTATTTAGCAATAAGAGGTTCTATGTTTTACAAATTGCTCGCAACCAACAAAGACATCACTCTCACGATCCTTCGTGTGACACTCGGTCTCGTCATTTTCCCACACGGAGCTCAAAAAGTTCTCGGATCATTCGGTGGATACGGATTCGAAGGAACCATGGGATTTTTCGGAAGTTTAGGAATCCCTTACATTTTTGGAGTACTTGCCATCGTTGCAGAATTTTTTGGCGCAATTGGACTCATCCTTGGACTTTTCACTCGCCTTGCAGCGTTTGGAATTGCATCCACTATGGTTGTAGCAGCAGTGCTTGTACACTTACCAAATGGTTTTTTTGTGAACAATAATGGTTACGGTTATGAGTACCATATCCTTGCAGTGGGTCTTGCGATTCCATTAATCATCAAAGGTGCTGGATCGTTCTCTTTAGATGACGTAATTGCACACAAAATTGAAGGATAATCTCATCCTTGTTGGTTAAAACTACTTAATAGTGTTAGCCAAACTTTAACCTCTCTGATTCCTTGTCTTAAATCCAATGATAAGGAATCGGAGATGACTCAAATCAATCTAACTACACTCCAAACACTTCTTCCAGAAGCAAAATTTTTAAATTCCGAAACCCTCTCTGCTGTTAACTTCACTGGTCTCACATCGTTGACACTTGCAGGTACAACTGATATTTCTTTTGTAGCTTCCAAAACATTTGTCAATGAAGCAAAAACTTCAAAAGCCTCCTTACTTATCGTATCATCTGAAACCGCAGACTCTCTAAGTGATAAAGCCTTGGTCGTTGTCCCAAAGGTAGAACTCGCAACTGCAAAGATCATTCGCTTATTTTTTCCAGAAAAACAACCTTCAGGAAAACGAAGTACAAACATAGCCATTGATCCTAGTGCGAAAGTGGGATCCAATACCGACATTGGACATTTTGTAACCATTGGAAAAGACAGTGTGATTGGGAACGACTGTATCATCGAAGACGGTGTCAAAATTGGAGATCGAGTTCACATTGGTGATGGTGCAAGGATTGGTAAAAATTGTGTTTTCTTTGATGATACCATCGTTGGAAAACGATTCATTGTATTTGGAAATTCCACTTTTGGTGGGGATGGATTTGGTTTTGTTTTTGCCGAAGGAAAACACAATAAAATTCCACAAGTGGGACGTGTTGTCATTGGTGATGATGTAGAAGTTGGAAGTAATTGTACAATCGATAGAGGTGCCCTAACAGATACAACCATCGGGAATGGATGTAAGTTTGATAATATGGTTCACGTTGCTCACAATTGTAAGGTGGGGGATCACGTGATCATCGCTGGCCAATCTGGCCTTGCAGGGAGTGTCACTTTAGGAAACAATGTGATCATTGGTGGAGCATGTGCCATTAGTGACCATTTAACACTGGTAGATGGTACTATCATCGCAGGTGGATCAAGTTTACGAACTTCACCAAAAACAAAAGATGTGTATGTGGGTTGGGATTTAGGACTTACTTACCCAGAATTCCAAAAATACCGAGTGAATATCAAAAACATTGTGAACCTAAACAAATGGCTCAAACGAATTGAGAATATTGAAAAAAAAGTGGGGATGGACGTTAAAGAATCTTAAAACTTTGTCCAATTCTTTCCAATAAAAACATCACAGCTTACGTGGTAGGCTGTGAATTAAAACTCTTAAAAGGATTTCATTGAGTACCAAGAGGTTTCTTGTAATATTTTGCCTTCCCATAATAAACTTCTGGAAACTTGCTGTCAGTTAATTTATAAGAATAACCATCAGCGAAAATTTCTGTAATGTGTAAGTAACTTCTTGAACTATATATCTTTTTCACAAAATCTGCATTTAAAAGTTCGTCTTTAACTTCCAATACTTTATACTCGGCAACACAAGGAGAAATCCACTTAACAGAAGACTTGATGAATTTATCTGGATACACTCGATAACTCACCTCTTCCCATTCATTTCTCACAACAATCAATTCACCTAAATCGACACTATAGGAGAAAATACCTTTGTGAAAAATATCACATTTTTTTTTACCAATTGATGCGTATACATCATCTGAAAAGTTCAATTGCATTGTTATCAAAAAGAAAATTATCAATCGTTTCATTGAGTATATGAGCATAACTTACTACACCATATCTTCTAGATTTAAGATACCGAATCCAAATACAATTGCACTCGGGATTTGACATCATCAATGATGGAAGGATGAGGGAACGATACAGAATTCCCTTCGGGATCGGCCCATTGGAACTCTGCTCCTTCTTTTTTGAGAAGGCTTAGGTAAAAAATGGGTGCTGGGTTACGACGGTTCCCCTCGATTCCACCTAACCTGAGTGTAATGGATCCCATATCAGAGACAACCCATTCAAAGATCTCACCTTCAATTTTGGTTTTCCACCGAATGGGGAATAAAAGTTCAGAATTTGGATCAAAATTTGTTTGGTGGTCTGAAATTGGAAAGTTTTCAGATAACCACTTATAGGCGATGATTGATAGTTCTTTTAATATCGGTAAATCGTTTAGACCAATGGAATTCATATATTTCTCAATTGCAATTTTGCTTGGTCCCAAAATCGATCAAGTTCCTCCAGAGAATAATCCTTTAAATTTTTGCCTGATTGTTCCACTAGACCTTCTAAGGTGCGAAACCTAGACTCAAATTTTTCATTGGCACGGCGAAGGCAAGTTTCTGGATCGATGGAGAGTTTTCGAGATAAATTGACGAGTAAAAAGAAAAGGTCACCTAACTCGTCTTCAATGTTTGGATCATATTTTAATTTTTTAGATTGGAGTGAACCTTGTTTTTGGAGTTCTACATCTAACTCACCAATTTCTTCTTGGAATTTTTGAAACACACCTGAAACAGTTGGCCAATCAAATCCATGTTTGGTGACTTTTGATTGGATTTTTTCTGATCGTTGGATGGCAGGGAGTGCTTTCGGAATTCCTGCAAGGATACTTCTGTCGGAACTATCGATTCCTTTATTCTCTTTTTCTTTTTGTTTTAATAGGTCCCATTGGGTAAGAACTTCTTCACCCGAACCAATTCTTTCTTTGTTTCCATAGACGTGAGGGTGGCGGTATACCAATTTTTGAAAGACATCATTTGCCACATCATCAAATGAAAACGCCCCTCGTTCCATTGCAAGTTGGCTATGGAAGGTGATTTGGAATAGTAAGTCTCCTAACTCCTCTCGTAAATGGGCATCATCACCACGTTCAATGGTATCAACCACTTCATACGTTTCTTCGAGTAAATGGGGGATGACTGAAGTATGGGTTTGTTCTTTGTCCCAAGGACAACCTTCTGGGCTACGAAGGTCACTGGTAAGTTTGAGTAGATTTTGGATCGGTGAATCAGAATTGGGAGGGTTCACTCTTTGTATTTTTTCCCGATCAACCAAGGAAGCAAACGCAAATTTTATCTTGCGAAAGCCCCCCCCCTTTACGAGTCTATCCCTATGTTCCAATCTCGAGTTTCTGTTGCCATCCTGATGGTGATTGCCACTGTCCTAAGTCGTATTTTACCGCACCCTCCCAATTTTACGCCTGTTTTGGCTGTTTCTCTTTTTTCTGGTGCCTATTTGACTGACAGAAAGTTAGCCCTAGTGGTTCCCATCCTTGCGATGTTTGTATCTGATTTATACCTCGGATTCCATGACCTAATGCCAGTTGTTTACGGATTTATGGTTCTTTCTGTTCTGTTTGGTAAACAAATCAAAACTTCAGTTTCAAAAGCATTTGGGTATACTTTGATTGGTTCCGTTGTTTTCTTTGTTGTGACAAACTTGGCTGTTTGGGCAACAAGTGGGATGTACAGTTTGAATGTTTCTGGTCTCAGAGAATGTTTTGTAATGGCGATTCCATTTTTCCAAAACTCAATTATGGGTGATTTCGTGTATTCAGGAATTCTGTTTGGAGCAATGGCTCTTCTCAATCGCACAGTTTTCCAAACAGCAAAACAAACAGCTTAGTTCATTTAAACTCATCCAAGATTCGGTGGACACGGTCCTTTGGTCCATCCGCCGAATTTCGAATCCTTTCCACTAATTTTAATCTCCCAACAAGTCCCTCTCGGTTTGCAATTTGTATCCCAAGCCCAGGTCGTGCATTCATTTCTAATAATAATGGACCCCTTGTTTCATCGAGAACAATGTCCACACCCAAATAACCAAGTCCAGACATATCATAACACCTAGAAGACATCTCTAATATAGAAATCCAATGAGGGATGACTCGTCCACTTAATGTCTGTTTTGTGTCTGGATGGATTTCAATGAGTTTGTCATTACATACTGAATGTGTTAGAGTTCCATTAACTAAGTTTACTCCAACACCTAATGCACCCTGGTGTAAATTTGCTCTACCGCCAGACTCCTTTGTTGGCAAACGTAACATTGCCATCACTGGGTAACCCAAATATACAATGACA
The sequence above is a segment of the Leptospira levettii genome. Coding sequences within it:
- a CDS encoding LIC13410 family lipoprotein; amino-acid sequence: MFKRLLILSTLTSVLFLVACSSGNKVQAGSTKVHPHTALRKLEIDMIKVGDGLVKTEAVLGKPTEKSIDPSGTVMTWYFAEDRDVPDQYYTLKEKPETVEKFLKLTFDPKNKITAKDFKL
- a CDS encoding LIC13411 family adhesin; the protein is MRFIGPIICLVLTVNCATYWKNRKNDLKDIVTVGAETPMYGAAVKVGPLPIGFVFQGGESEMGKRDLGRGVGIRGGEIGGYHSQQLVFGILGGESFHSGSPVLDAKGNWLVDKKGIPLTNDERSNLKSYKMRYYSYFYDPVKDRKARKKEHFRRELTKDIVASTGQKEFLIYLPKEDLKPFGYPPGYSWNVEVVGGVYGGARVGFNIAEAFDFLLGFTTVDLLDDDVEGKEKPSFPGFPFPAPTDQENEEESEGP
- a CDS encoding helix-turn-helix transcriptional regulator codes for the protein MPRFYKNEDIESDRKKLYRDLNQLKSLGFNIKVAQYGYQSEDFFPYYIEKESIDRSLKFSKEELEYLSKVLFSSELSKELISLSQKLFSHHLDLIPNLTKQIVPIDSEENSVDTTNTEKILQAIKDKRAITIVYGYDEKERTIEPYRLIRKNTTDFYVLAYDRGKKSLRRFILPRITVKKETKEEFFSNLKISKEDLNFHPLSLKVHPETEINFTIQENYEDRWMSFLEGTEYEKIENKYKVITTNQNALFQFFVILPEALVECSAEWKTSFAKYVNEWENLYQLV
- a CDS encoding DUF2779 domain-containing protein — encoded protein: MNGKIYTNSFDNPLTPITKSLYLQALKCQNAFHLIREGVIQKPNTASFGGYLEWGDFLSLCKGLFPDTPTVEKSTNREESIEISANYLKQNISHFGSQLRFQNFVGSVELMEYDKERDGWILWDFRPIGSIKQDILRSFFFYQKLVEGLGYRVLGFKLIRIQTKFVYKGGEIPSEDYLLIDDVTPRMESGFGVREEEWNLFLQTIQTGNEGNFPYSFLENKPSCRSLKTCLSPSHCAKGKEAAKEIFDYRDSSELAKQWFQSGYSSYESVPDSELSPIQKIQKESHRSGTVHFDTVALSQYLSNVTKSVAFLDFESINPYLPIYPETKPFQHIPYLYSLHIWDQETDTLTHKTYLHDDLGSDPRKNVMEHLQNDLPKGITIFSFNDFFEKLIIQESASVFPEYLEFWDSIKSMFIDLALPFKKLWIYHPGQNGKASLKEILPCFSDESHFGLTIREGQDANYQYLRLIKKQVTAEEKKRVLEDLIAYCKLDSYGLFLIYRMLQERLSVI
- a CDS encoding alpha/beta hydrolase, whose product is MLGIKKSVAQFVFSLPENWISTLTRKNNTNETNVLDPRCALACNIAKYLPKMEQMSPEKARKHYRDQMKLFEEAEFPIAHIEDKLIPTPSASFIPIRVYNANPQKRNLPTVLFFHGGGLTIGNLETHDSFCRKLSHYTKSIVIAVDYRLAPEHPYPAAHEDAWLAYQYVRNSAYIFGGSPKAIAVCGDSAGALLATTLCLRAKKNNVQAPIYQALLYPMLDTSKESDTYELFGENYVLTRSLMRWFIQNYLPQTKDRLLVQNSPVLAETKELKGLPPTYIGIAGFDPLREEAETYAKHLQTAGVKVEERHFPSLVHGYIQLSGLIPKAKEAEDDLFQALLRFFSQIKI
- a CDS encoding LIC13212 family protein produces the protein MMLRFSILLCYFLGMTAVFAEKPASATLKERESQKQIDLQRKNGFGDNEIDTLHASIIENLRKMKKLQELGVDKTAAQYLAQTPQEHKELYKKDKDGKPYLEIKLPQGQSYIDWPTVFLYDGIAYIYPKEDFSDLDKIILAFRRVNADGTIHVKEMRRLINPSPRSESPEKDEKGEAKLDTNSDIRLEYFRSLTSDTIWPNDPVQTSEADIAMVLNDEKDPLPYEKQKHIMMSYKKMLRKIAKQTAFKLRSIELDQKQMITKILDYNTN
- a CDS encoding MFS transporter, which gives rise to MSLDKNPEAKKKKNREIFGWCMFDFANSSYTTVIISVVYCEIFTRLVVPAEVGSDNPFRLGNTLWAWALAASYLFVVATGPIFGAITDYSSKKKLFLFFSYIGCVVATFLLYYVEPGMIWLGMVLVAFSNFFFASGENFASSFLPFLGSKEDLGKISGYAWGIGYFGGIGSVALATTLGDYTLDNFDNLKLVGPYTAIFFLIAAIPTFLFLKEPHLPLGVSHKVNYFKIGKDRVIQTLKDATHFKDLMIYLVSLFFTMAALAIVISFAFIYGSQEIHIQAEHKQAMFIFIQISAAIGALAFGVIQDSIGAKKTFNLTLVLWLVTCGLIYYVHDLTTFANGILGKNWTVQWVFVFISSLAGMGLGSTQSASRALVGIFSPESKSGEFFGMWGLSGKIAAALGLFLFGYIQTLVSLRNAFLVVAFFYFLSLLINLFVNEERGVEAANRFQEET
- a CDS encoding (2Fe-2S)-binding protein, which gives rise to MRPKRVCLCRMVTEEDLVRAIHAGAVTMEQIRETTRASTGCGTCSMQVYHILQRELQNLSRRKIS
- a CDS encoding RibD family protein, yielding MKLSINMAMTLDGKVVRPDGRWYGLTSSEDKTQMDVYRSQSDAVLIGKNSIINDNPIVKIRAVPNALNPRPVILVRKGTLPPDKHVFEESDHIPLIICTKSNLKEIKTSLENKAEIFALDSDDIDPKKVTGILKRKGYKNVLLEGGPKLNFSFLEADLVDRIYITVVPYIIGKTGLAGIADRTSELPGFDKQNWTLKQHFAKGNEIFLVYEKT
- a CDS encoding DoxX family protein; protein product: MFYKLLATNKDITLTILRVTLGLVIFPHGAQKVLGSFGGYGFEGTMGFFGSLGIPYIFGVLAIVAEFFGAIGLILGLFTRLAAFGIASTMVVAAVLVHLPNGFFVNNNGYGYEYHILAVGLAIPLIIKGAGSFSLDDVIAHKIEG